GTTAATTTAATCCCATCACCTGGCAGAAAAGCAATTAGAGCTCGCTAGTGGAGCAGCACTCGCAGACTATTCCGAGAACAGCATGAGCAAGATTTTGTCCATTGGTGTTGTGCATCAGAACGGTGCATACAACAGCCTACCAGATATGTGTGATTTATACACTTCCAGAAACGCTGCAAGGCAAACACAATACTGGATGCACGgacgcaaaacacacacgtaGTTCCCCACCACTCCTCTTTCatagcattctctctctctctctcacacacacacacacacacacacacacacacacacactcaaatcatgATTGACTTCCAAATCTCTTTCTTCTTCGCAGATTCAGACTCACAGAGAACATGTGCGTGATCATTGCTGGCTTCATGTAACAAGCCACACTGTTGTCTGATTGAGCAGAATCATTACAAGAGGGACGAGTAAGCAATTTACCCAGTTTCAGTGGCACCATAATGTATTGTTAGAATGCCGTTTTCTTTGGTAGATTGTGGAATTAAGTGCTATATGTAGAAAGGGTTTCACAGGACACGTGTTGATGTAAAACCATAAGAGGCCACTGAGTGACAGGGAGGTTGTTTTtagatataaatatacacagacaatacatcaaacacacacatgcaaataaaaGTCGAGTGCAGTTTGGGACGTGTGAATCATCACACTGTTCTCCATTACCCTCTGTGGTGCTGTAGCATCTCCTATTGGCTGCTGAAACAGCTCATTGCTAAACAGTGTGGCAGATGTGGCCAGCAGCGAGCCCTCCATGTCTCTCACACATATTCCCATCTTCGTGCCACTTGctgtcacttctctctctctcatctttatGTCATTATCCCTCACAATTATTCCGTTTCCAGACCCCGACTCTCAGCACATTCagatatttatatatttcaaAGGATTCGCTATGCTGCAGCACTCTGCAGGAGCTTAGAGCAGACGCCAGCCTCCCGTGCTCTTCTGCCGATGGTATGCCAGCGTCTTGATGTGCGAGTCCAGCTGTGAACGTTTAGTCTTCCAGCACATCCCAATTGAGAGATATTTCCCCGTTTGCTATTTTCATACCTAAATATCTCTATTCAGAGAACCATACCACCTGTTCTCAAAAGATCATGACTGATCATAAATAATTCAGACTTGGCTGTGAACATCCAATGTGCCACTTACATCAATATGCAGCTTATTTTGCATGAGAAGGTCCTCCCTGTCTCTGATGACTAAGGGGCATCTATTTTATCCTTGTAGACAGAAAGCATGTTGTCAGTGGCTATTGTGTTGTACAGACAGCACTGTGATGATGAGAGGAACATGTGCAGGCTACTTGTACATACCTGGCAAAGAGGAACCTGATCTCATCTGGTGCATGACTGTGAAACGTTGAGCAAGGGTGCTGTTAAATCCCCTCTTTTGTCACTGTGTGCTGCAGAGGAGCAAATTAGGCCGAGTCAATCTGACACGCTTACATCTGAGCTATATGCTGCCATCTCATGGACAAGTGTTTAACTGCATCACTCCACTTAGCTGAGGGCTGGTCTTTCTATGCCTTTGTTTATATCCCTTGCGTAGCCTCGTCCTCTCTTCCTGTTGCTcagttttctttcctttctttttctatcCCTGTGTGATAATGTTTTATtgcacacctctctctcccttgttgaGTCTTCCCATCCCCCAAGAGAATTCCTCTGCATGCTAAATTGAAGTATATAAAACTAAAAGTCTATGATGCTCCTTTACTAAGACAATAAAATCTCTTTAATTGTCTCAGGATCATTACATACAATATGATCAACCATGTAGCCTCGCCTTTTTTATTCCTTATTTATTCAATAACCAAAAATAAATCCAGATTTGCTAAAATGAATCAATCAATTACCAATTAATTAATCACCTCTGTTTGGATTTTATTCAATCATAATCAGAGATTGAATAAAATGTTGCTCTCAGTTTACAGATTGACAATAGAAAAATATTTCCGGGCAATATCTGAACATTTTATCTCAGATCAGTCTATGAGTAAAACAAAATAAGACTGAGACctgattgtttttgttgccaGTTAGCTATGACAATATGTATGCTGTCTAAGCCCAAGGCAATATGACTTTTCAAATGCAGAATTTGGTCCACGAGAGGTTTATTTTTAGCCTCTGGCACAATTGATAAAATGAAGTGGATACTTGGTTGTCTTGAGACATCCATTACAGCAGTCAGTTCCAGACCAACTAGTCTCCCAGCCGTCTTGATGAGCACGGCATGTGCTTGAGGAATGAGTTTTCTTtcctctactcacacacacacacacacacacacacacacacacacacacacacacacacacacatccttatgCAATCAGACCAGGGATTCCCCAAGTGCAATTAGTACTTCATCAaatcaaactgtatgcaataaAATCATACCCTGTCAGAGtacaacaaaacaccactggCATCCTAAAATGGGATTAGAGATAAATTATTTAAAATCCTTACTAATTttgattgactttttttttttttttaacttgttcGTATTGTAATTTCAAAGGAATCACCAGTGACAAAGCAAACAGGTACACATTATGTTTCTCCCTATGGCACCTGAAAAGCATATCTCTATTATGGCATAGGCTATTGCAGAGAGATCAGACAACTTATTGTGTTGAGCACATAGAGTGGCAACAGCTAATCTACATTGTGCATGAtccattctctctcctgctgcctgTATCAGGTCTAAACATACTGACAgtactgccatctgctggaAGGTCGTggtaacctttttttttatgagaACAGGTTTTAAAAGCCACCTAAATATAGTTGTATAGAAGTCAAGCCAAGTCAAGCTTATTTATATAGCGCGTCTCATACACagagcaggcttgtgcacaattccaaGTTTTTGAATTgccctccattcaattcataaattggaatttgaatttaattgGCGCCGCccaaattgaatttgaattggagtTGGAATGACATTCTACCCCAGCCTTAGCTCCCTGTCCATTTCAGGATCCAATTTAAGATTTTGCTAATTGTTTTTAAAAGCACAAAATGGTCTGGCCCCAATCTACATATACACTCATCTCTTAGATCTGGCAACAAAGACCTTCTCCACATCCCCCGCTGTCTGCAAAGGCAAAAAGGCGACAGAGCCTTCGCAGTTGCTGCTCTGCACTTGTGGAATCAGCTGCCATCTGATAAGAAATACCCCGTTTAGATCCATGCTCAAAACCCACATGTGCTCTCTGGTCTTCTCAGCCCTCTAACATGCTATGCTTGCTCTCTGTGTCCTGCTGCTCCTGGTTTAATaagtagatgtacagtatgtatatatgtgtcttcatttttattttatttttttgtctttctgttttGAAAACAGCCAGTACTTTGGCCAGTAAGCTGTGTATAAATGTGCTATAAAAATAAATTTTACTTACTATTTATTGACCGTTTTTGTTTGATTGAGAACATTGTGGTGGATATCACCTCACTAATCTTAACTTTGCTGGCAGGCAGGCATTTCCAAAAAGTTTTATTCAGTAGAATGCTAGGCAGCTAATTTAGCTACATTTCAAAATTCATTTACACTATTTAACAGTGTACTATACATAATACAAGTAGTTATCAACACAAAACATTCCATAAAACAGTCTCTCAATAGGTAACTAGGCACTTCAAACTAGTTCCTTTAAAAAGgtaatctctccatcatcacTATAGCAAATCTATTCAAATCTGCATGACTGTAGACGGACAAGTGCTCTAAAAGTCTCTGTTAGCAGCTTTTGTGCGAAAATTCCTTTGTTGAAGTCAGTGGCTACATGCGGTGGATTTTCTCATGATCCATGAACTCTTTAAGGTTCTGCAGGTTGTCCCACCATTTAAAGAGGAAGGTGTCCGCAATGAGGCTGAACCAAGGAGTGATGTCCAGTTCTTTTCTCTTGCCTTTTTCCAGCATGTCCTTCAGCTCCTCTTTGGTGACATAGCAGTAGCTCTTGATCTCATTGGGATCGGGGTCCAGCTCAACATCTTTCTGCATGAATAGTATGTAGTCAATCTCGTGCTCACCCCACATGCCGTCGGACTGTGCTTTGTAGTGGATCCGGGTCAGGTATGTCATGTCCTCTGGTGGTACCTAAATGAAGAAAATTGGAGaaaatgaccctgatgaagCCGTAAGCCGAAACATTGgtcaataataaaacaaaatttTATCTTGAAGTTCTGAGTGTGCCACAACACTTTTGTTTAAACCTAAATTGGAGCATCATTTAGTAGTAgtagcctttattgtcattgtacaagTACAATGAAATTACATCATCAGCCTGTCCAAACATTTACAGTATGACAAGGGGAGGGAGACAGAACAGGAAGGTGGGCAGAGGAAGAAAATACAGCATGACATTTATGAACAGGAAAGCTGTCAAAATCAAAGTCCAGTCACATAACAGAGGTATGTCTTGCACAGGCTAAAACTCCTCCCTCTCCTAATTATGACTCTGGCCAGTTATAATCCCCTGAGCCGCCCCCTGAGTCACACCTCTAAAGAACTGTACCTGGTCTGTAGGGATGCCCAGCTCTGCTTTCAGGCGTCGCTGTGCTGCTTTTCTCACCCCCATGGCatcctgctcctccagctcaCTGTCCAAGTGGAGTGGATGGCTACAGCAGGTGTTTGTGAAACAACCTACTCACACCAAAAGAAGGAAAGAGTAAAATattttgaatgtactgtactctACTTTCAGTATTTCAGTGTGAGTTCAGTCTTAGGTCAAAATGATATCATATGCATATAAAATGTTCTGCGATAGGCTGTCAGATAGTTGAAAAACTTTCATTTGCAGGTCAAACATGGGCTGATGTATACAGTAGATAGTGTTCCACAG
This is a stretch of genomic DNA from Sardina pilchardus chromosome 19, fSarPil1.1, whole genome shotgun sequence. It encodes these proteins:
- the idi1 gene encoding isopentenyl-diphosphate Delta-isomerase 1 produces the protein MAYSMWAALRVVSCKGLLSRKAGLPVFCGRNATLSTGFRKRTIPLGYKHPSSSRLHGTPGKMPENEVNTDNLDEKQVQLLAEMCILIDENDRKTGADSKKNCHLNSNIEKGLLHRAFSVFIFNNEDKLLLQQRSDAKITFPGCFTNTCCSHPLHLDSELEEQDAMGVRKAAQRRLKAELGIPTDQVPPEDMTYLTRIHYKAQSDGMWGEHEIDYILFMQKDVELDPDPNEIKSYCYVTKEELKDMLEKGKRKELDITPWFSLIADTFLFKWWDNLQNLKEFMDHEKIHRM